The window CATGGCCCGGGCAAATGCCAGGTTATGCCTGTTGGCGCCATTGTTCATGTATATGATCGCTACGTTTTCATCCTTTTTCCACTCGACGACTGCCATAAAACCGGTTCCTCCTTCAGAATTATTATCCCTTATGATACACAAAATCCCGGAACCATTCCAGAAAAAGGCAAATCACAGGCATCCCTGAAGAATAAAATGATCGGAAGATCAGCTCTCCGAAATTTCGGAACATCCTCCCCAGCCCTGCTCCTCGCAATGGTCCAGAAATTCCCAACTGCCTGCCGTACTTGTTGACTTACAGAGATCCAGGACCGCCTCTTCAGGCTTGTTGCGCACCAGCACAACCAGTTCCGGCTTGTTCCATGCCTTCTTTTGTTCCATCACAATTACTCCTTCTTCTTTCTTGTGCTGATGAGCCGTTTCAATGTCTTCCCCATCTCCTACCACATTTACCGATTGAGTGAAAACACCGGCAAATGTCTTGAGGCTCGTGTGAACGCCCCGGAAGTATAGCGTCCTGAACTTGAACAGATCATTCTATCCGTCAATAATCATCACATGAAGCGGCTTCTCGGCCCTGAACCATTCAATACGAAGGGATCAGAGTTCTTCTTCAGTACCTGCATATTTGCTTGAACAGCCGGGCAAACATCTCTATAATTGGATTTCCGGTTTTAAATTATTGATTATGAGGAGTTCATCATGAAAAGAAAAGCACCGCTAATTCTTGTCATCGGCATATTGATATTTTTTTCCGCCTGCAAAGACTCCATGAAGGTATGGATTGAGCCATCAACCGAAAGGGTGATGCAGTTCTCGGCCTCGAAAAAGACTTATCTGGCGGAAATATGCGCTGCGCATAACGATTATGAATCCTTTCAGATAGTGATAAACGGCGGAGCCAACGGCCTGTCAAACGTGAACGTGACCGCGGGCGACCTTGCGGGGCCCGGAGGCGCAGTCATCCCTTCCGCGAACATAACGCTTTACCGGGAATTTTATGTCCATGCCGCCAAACCTTCATTCCTTTACGGTGTTGTCGGTGATCTCAGACTTCCCGGAAATTATCCCGATCCTCTCATTCCATTCACCGATCCCTATGATCCGGCTCATCCGGCGGTAGGCGCTCCCTTCAAGGTGGACAAGTTTAAAAATCAGCCTGTCTGGGTTGAGGTTTACATCCCTGAAGGAATCCCGGCAGGCCTTTATTCAGGCAAGTTTACGGTTACGGCAGATAACGTTAAGCCGGCGGAGATCGATGTGAAGGCTACGGTCTGGAACTTCAGCATACCGGAACAAAGGACGATCTCCACAGCTTTCGGCCTCTACTACAGCACTGAGGAAAAATTTCATGCTGCCGCAACGCTGTCTGAAACGCTCTACAATTACGAGCTCGAGCTTCACAGGCACAGGCTCGATGTGACGAGGATTACTAGCTTCGCAACAAACCCCTTCAAGTTCGGAGGCGACGGTCATCTGCTTGCCGTCGACTGGAGCGAATATGACTCGATAATGGAATCGAGGCTTAATGGCAGCTACTACGGCGACGGCACGGGCATGTATAAGTTCAATGCCGGATTCTTCCGTCCCGGAAGCAGCGGGGCGCTTGAAACCAAGATCACGGATGACCAGTATAAGGAGGCTGCCGCTGAATTCGCCCGCCACCTCAAGGAAAAAGGCTGGATGAACAGGGTTTACGTATATTGCCAGGATGAACCTTTCTGGAACAATGTTCCATACGAAGATCTGGCCCATGACATAAAGCTCATGCTTGAAGCCGACCCCGACTGGAAAGGAGCGTTCATGGTCACCAACTGGTGGGTCAAGGAGCTCGACGGCCTTATCGACATCTGGTGTCCGGAAGTCACCAAGTATGAAGGCTGGCTAACCGCAGGCATCCTTAATTTCGCCGGAAGGGAAGAATACGACGCCATGAGACTGAGGGGGGATCAGCTCTGGTTCTACGTCTGCAATGCAACCATTCCACCGTATGCGGGTTATGATATCGACACGATGGTTGGCTTTGAGCCGCGCATCATGATGTGGGGCGCTTGGTATGAAAAGGCGACAGGTTTTCTTTACTGGAGCACAACCGCCTGGAAAGAGGTGAACCCATGGGAAGACCCGCTGGCTTATCCGGAATTCTCGCGCAACGGTGACGGCTTTCTGTTCTATCCCGGTGATCATAACGGGACTGCCGCGCCGGTGGGTTCGCCTGAAGAGGTTTCAATGAACGGTCCGGTGACCTCGATCAGATTGAAACAGACCAGGGACGGTCTGGAAGACTGGGAGATGTTCAAGATAGCAGCCGGCATTGCAGGCGAGAATGCGGTGAAAGAGGCGGTTTCAAAGGCCTATACCAAGCTTGGAACAGCCCCTGTTCTGGGAATCTGGAACCCGCTGAGCCCGCCCTGGACGAGGAATGGCAAAGTGATAGACGAGGTGAGAAAGGAAGTGGCTGCCCTGATTACGGAATAAGGAGAAACGGTAAATGACAGAACAGATATGCGGCAAAGCACCTTTTCCTCTTCCCAGAAAAAGCGGAAAAGCATCCCTGAAAACCGAAAAGGGAATGCTCGTCATGCACTTAAAAGGCACATACGAGGAAATGGGTTGGCAGCACGGCGAACTGGTGCGCGGCATGCTTGATGATTATGTGATGCAATATTATGGCAACCTGATAGAAACACTTGTGGCGCACAGCGCGGTTTCTGAAATATCCCGCGCCCTGCCGCCCAGGATCGCAAAGCTGCTTTATTACATTTTCCATAAAGCGAATCTTAAGTATATCGGCGAACCCTTGGAACAGATGCAGAAAGGGTTCACAGATGCGCTCGGTCTGCCGGAAAAATCAGGCCAGGGCGTGATACTGTTTGCAGACATACTGCACTTTCTTGCAGGAAGGTCGATGGCGCCGATGGCGATGCCGGCACTTGGATGTTCCGCATTTTTTGCAAGCGGAGCGGCGACAAAGGACGGCAAACAGATCCTCGGCCGCAACTTCGATTTCTACGGACGCGGCCTGTGGGATGCATATCAATGCGTGAAAGTGTTTCACCCTGCGGGCAGTCAGGCGTTTTTCTGGATAGGCGCTGCAGGCATTCCTGTCGGCGGATTCGCCATGAATCAGGCCGGAATATGCATCATGCCGTTCACGAATTTCATGAAGGATGTCGCCATAATCGGAAGGCCGCTTTTCACGCTTGCCGGTGAAATTCTTTCGAATGCTGCAAACCTCAAAGATGCAATCAGGATAATGGAGAACGGAAAACGCATCGGCGGACTGTCTTTTCTGATATGCGATACGCGCGCCTGCGATGCCGCGGTTTACGGCTTTACCGCTCATCATGCTGAAATTAT of the Desulfomonilia bacterium genome contains:
- a CDS encoding glycoside hydrolase domain-containing protein, whose product is MKRKAPLILVIGILIFFSACKDSMKVWIEPSTERVMQFSASKKTYLAEICAAHNDYESFQIVINGGANGLSNVNVTAGDLAGPGGAVIPSANITLYREFYVHAAKPSFLYGVVGDLRLPGNYPDPLIPFTDPYDPAHPAVGAPFKVDKFKNQPVWVEVYIPEGIPAGLYSGKFTVTADNVKPAEIDVKATVWNFSIPEQRTISTAFGLYYSTEEKFHAAATLSETLYNYELELHRHRLDVTRITSFATNPFKFGGDGHLLAVDWSEYDSIMESRLNGSYYGDGTGMYKFNAGFFRPGSSGALETKITDDQYKEAAAEFARHLKEKGWMNRVYVYCQDEPFWNNVPYEDLAHDIKLMLEADPDWKGAFMVTNWWVKELDGLIDIWCPEVTKYEGWLTAGILNFAGREEYDAMRLRGDQLWFYVCNATIPPYAGYDIDTMVGFEPRIMMWGAWYEKATGFLYWSTTAWKEVNPWEDPLAYPEFSRNGDGFLFYPGDHNGTAAPVGSPEEVSMNGPVTSIRLKQTRDGLEDWEMFKIAAGIAGENAVKEAVSKAYTKLGTAPVLGIWNPLSPPWTRNGKVIDEVRKEVAALITE
- a CDS encoding C45 family autoproteolytic acyltransferase/hydrolase — translated: MTEQICGKAPFPLPRKSGKASLKTEKGMLVMHLKGTYEEMGWQHGELVRGMLDDYVMQYYGNLIETLVAHSAVSEISRALPPRIAKLLYYIFHKANLKYIGEPLEQMQKGFTDALGLPEKSGQGVILFADILHFLAGRSMAPMAMPALGCSAFFASGAATKDGKQILGRNFDFYGRGLWDAYQCVKVFHPAGSQAFFWIGAAGIPVGGFAMNQAGICIMPFTNFMKDVAIIGRPLFTLAGEILSNAANLKDAIRIMENGKRIGGLSFLICDTRACDAAVYGFTAHHAEIIRPEKDFLVRTNHHLSAEMKKLEVAPTAWWRHSTARYMRINELIMEKYGKLTLDDAVSILSDFIDPRENRKRVAGDIVASTNNAMSIVLSPGEDSIYIANGSFPVCFSEKYIGLKLSALFEDGADTAEACDLTGGRGRLSEEESLALEHYEQAWTEHLDRFDDSRAVFHLRRASEILPDEPIFDRVAGLFLLKMHRFEDALAHLKKNADYPYRDPRMKAESMLWLARCNDLLGLREKAVQIYRQALDQKDREISCSAERGIRKPYRKTHLLMMDVEPIIGNPIVKYM